Genomic segment of Gemmatimonadota bacterium:
TGCCTGCGCGCGCACGTCGGCCGTGCTCGCTGGCGAGCGCGGATCGTTGACCACCACGGCGGGTTGCGTGTAGCTCTTTCCACCCACAGTGAGCTTGATAGTGTACACGCCTGGTGCGGCGAGCCCACCTTCAGGCGATGCGGGCGTCAGGCCGGGGTTCGCATTGATTTCAAAAGCGTGCGTGAATGATGGCGGCGCGTTCGTGCGCAAATCCCAGTTGACGCGGTTCGTACCGACCTCCGTCGGAAGCGGCTCCGGCGTGGCGAGCCAGAAGTTCGGATGCGGCGGCTGCGCGGCTTCCTTCACCGGCGCAATCGGCGCGCTCGACAGATGACGCACCACCGTTCCCGCGGAGTCGATCACATCAATCGTGATATCGCCCGACGGTTTGGACGTCAACGAGTAGTGAATCATCACACCGTCGAGCGGGTTGAGCGCGTGTGGCACTTCGGGCGGGAACGGTGTGTTCCAGCCGATGTTGCGCCGTACGCGTACCGACGGATCGGGCTTGAACAAATGCACCGGCTCATCCGCGATGGCCGCCGTCATCTGCCGCAACACGGCACCGTCATCGAGAATCCAGATGCCACGACCATAGGTGCCCACAATCACATCGTTTCCATGGAACGTAATGTCGCGATACGACGTGTTCGGAAGATTCAACTGCAGCGACTGCCAGTTGTCACCGTCATCAAACGAGACGTACATCCCACTTTCGGTGCCAGCATACAACAGCCCGGCACGCTTGGGATCGGCACGAATCACGCGGGCGGCACTGCCACTTGGCTGATTCGTGGGGAGTCCGTTGGTGATGCGCGTCCACGTCTTGCCAAAATCGTGGGTGCGGTAGAGGTACGGCGTGTAGTCACCTACGCGCGCAAGATCGACCGCTACGTAGGCGCCGCCGGCATCCGTATGTGAGGCGTCGACCATCTCAATCAGCGCGCGCGTCGGATACGGAAGATTGGGAATCGAGACATCGTCCCACGTCTTCCCTTCATCCTTCGTGACTTTGATGAGTCCGTTGTTCGTACCGACCCAGATCGTGCCTTTGGCGACCGTGGATGCGGTCATGGACTCGATCGCGCCGCCAGGCGTCGCACCTGGTGCCGGTGTGGCCGTATCGGCGGGCGGCTTTACGCCCTTGGGGTAGCCGAGGTCGGGGCTGATCTTTTTCCAGTGCGCGCCGCCGTCGGTGGTGGCCATAACGAATTGGAACGCCGCCAACAACTCGCGCTGGTTCCACGGCGCAAAGGCGAGCGGCTGCGACGACGTTGTGCGCAGGCGCACGTCCGGATTGGTGGCTGGACTCACATTGATGTACTGCTCACTCGGATAACTGATGCGCGAAATGCCTGATCCGCTCGCGTACACAATGTTCGGGTTCAGCGGGTCGGGGAGCACCGTGCCCCATTCCCACCCATTGACGGGATTCCAGTCGAGCGGCGTGATGGCGCCCAAGTTGCCGCGACTCCGCGTACGGATGGCGCCCGCGTCCTGCTGCGACGCGTAGATGTAGTACGGCCAGTTGTTATCGGCGGAGATGTGATACACCTGCTCCGTGGACTGATTGTACCACGAGCTCCACGTGGCACCGCCGTCGAGCGAGACGATTGCACCTTGATCGTATCCGAGGAGAATGCGCTGGCCGTTGGTCGGGTCAATCCAGTGGGCCTGCGGGTCGTCGCCACCGGGCGCGCCCTTGAGGCCCGTAAAGGTGTTGCCGCCGTCGGTCGACTTGTAGGCCGCCGTGTTGAACGTATAGACCAGGTCGGGATTCTTTGGATCAACAAAGACCCCGGTGTTGTAGCCGCCCTGTCCGTTGCGAATGCGCGTGTCGGTGGCAGCCATCGGCTTCCACGTGGCGCCGCCATCATCCGTGCGGAAGAGTCCGTTGTTCGTAGTGAGATAGACGCGCTGCGCGTTCGTGTTCATCGCCACAGCAATCGACGTGCGCCCGCTGAGGCGCGGCAAGCCGCCGCCGGAGAGTTCTTTCCAGGTCACGCCACCGTCGAGAGACTTGAACACCATAGTGGCCGTCGGGCCGGCCGCGCCGGCACCGCCCCCGCGTCCGCCCTGCGGCGCCACGCCACTCGGCGGCGGCGGCGCATTGTAATGCAGCACGGTCGTGGCGTATACCACATCTGGCCGGTCGAACGCGCTCGCGAGTTTTTGCACGCCCGTGGAATCGTTGACGTACAGCGTCTTCGTCCACGACGTGCCGCCGTCGGTGCTGCGATACACGCCACGCGTGTCGGTCTTGGCGTGGAGATCACCCTGCGCGGCCACGAGCAGCACGTCCGCGTTGCGCGGATCCACGACGATCGACGGAATTTGCTTGGAGGCGGCGAGCCCGATGCGCTTCCAGTTCTTTCCCGCATCGACAGACTTATACATGCCGTTGCCTTCGTTGATCACACCGCCGGTCACTTGGTCGCCCGTGCCCACGTAGACGACGTTCGCGTTCGACGGCGCGACTTCCACCGCGCCCACGGACGACACGTCCTTGATCGAATCGAAGACGGGATACCAGACCGCGCCCGCGCTGGTGGTCTTCCAGACGCCGGCTGCGGGGAGTCCCACGTAAAACGTCCCCGGCTCGCCGATCGCGCCGGACGCCGCCGATATGCGGCCGCCGCGGAAAGGACCAACGTTGCGCCACTGCAGTCCGTTGAGCAGGTCGGGACGGATGGGAGTGGCCGCGCTCACGAAGAGCAGGCACGCGAACGCGAGCGTCGCGCGCGCAGGAGTGGCGATCGACCGCAGACGGTTCAGCATATCGGATGTTCCGGTAAGGGTTGGCGCTACGTATGCGCCGGCACGTTACGACGCGCTGCTGATCGTGATGAGGAAACCATCGGGATCCACGAGGGCGAAAGCCATCGGCCCCCAGGGCAGCGGTGCCGGGTCGGCATCGAGCTTGACGCCGGCGGCCTTCGCGCGATCAGCCAGCGCGACGAGGTCCTGTGCCGTCTGGATCCAGAAGCGGGCGCCGACTCCCTTCACGCGGTCGCGCCCCTTGGCAAAATCGTCCTGCCCAACACCGAGCATCACGTTGCCGGCCTTGAGCATGGCAAAGCGCAGCACGCCGTCCACTTCATTCTTGTCGACGATCTCGAAGCCGAGGCCGTCGACGTAAAAGTGAAGGCTCTTGGTGATGTCGTTCACGGTCAGCGACGGGAACATCGTCGCGGCGTTCAGGGCTGCACTGGTCATCGAATCCTCAAGAGTTGGCGTACGGAACTACGGTTTCACCACACGATACATCCACGCATCGCCGCGCGTTTCCTGCCAGCCGACGGTCGCCCGTTTAAGATCGGCGGACACCGTCAGATCGCCCGCGAGATGCGGCACGAGTCCGAGCGACTGTACCTGATTCGGCGCGGTCACCTTTAGTAATTCGACGGCCTCGGGCCGCGTCCAAAGCCGCACGACAATCGAGCCGTCGGCGAGCCACGTGGCCGCCATGCTGTCGCCGAAACGCGAGAACCACTGCGCCGACGCGCCCCCCGCGACCGGCACCACGTCCGCACGCAGCGTGTCGCTCGTCGGCGAACCCCAGCCGACGATCAGGAGTTTCGTGCCGTCCGGCGATGCGTGCACTTCGTTCAGGCCGTCGAACCAGGCGGGCTTCGGGATTTCGTGGCGGGCACCGTTCTGCTCGACAATCACGCGATCGCGATTTTTCGGAATCCAGGCCCATCCATTCGGGAGCGGCGTCGCACGCACGCGCCCGGAGTCCGGAACATCGAGCGCGCGCCCCGCCGCACCGGTGCGCACGTCCATCAGTGCAATACGCGTTCCCTTTGGAGTGAACGCGACTGTCATCAGTGTCACGGAATCGGCCCATCCGGCGCCGCGCACGCGACCCGACACATTCACTGGCGTTTCGGCGCCGCCGCCGAAGGGTGCGACCGAGAGGCGCAGCTCGTCCGAGCCGTTCGCTCCGGGCACGTTGCGGGACATCAGCAGCCGCGCGCCATCTGGCGAAACGCTCGCGCTAACATTGTTCGACGCCTGCATCAACGGCGCGCCGCTGGGCACCGTCCCCTTCAACAGTTCGGGCAACCCGATCGCAATCACGGACGACGTGGTGCTCCCGTCGTCCACCGCCATCTGCGTGCCGTCGGACGTCACCGAAAGATTCGTGAAGCGCCCGCTGTAGATCGTGTCCTGCCGCGTCGCGAGCTTCCCGGTGTTCGGGTCGAGCGCCACGCGCACGACGGCCTCGGCCGCTGTCGGCCCGGCGCGCGTCATCCAGATGGCGTCGTGCGCGGCCATGCCGCCGCAGGTGCAGGCATTGACGAGTTTGTCCGTAACCTTGCCGTCGCGGTCGAGCACCTGCCAGAGACCATGCGGCGGCTGGAACACCATCGCCACGATCCGCGTCGTGCCGGGCACCGAGGAGAGCGCGCCGATCCCGACGCCGGGGCCAGCCACGCGAATGCTGTCACGCACGGCGCCCGTGAGACCGGTGACACGAACATAGAACGTGCTGTCGGTTTTGAACGCAGGGGCGATCAGCAGCGAGTCGCCGCTGGCGAAGAACGTGGCGAGTCCCGGCGTGAGCAGCGTCGGTGATCCGCCGAGCGCCGAGACGATGAACGAGCCACCGCGTCCGCCGAGTACGCCGCCGACGATCAGGTTTCGGCGATCCGGGCTCCATTCCAAACCATTGGCGGTCGTGATGCCATCGAGGATGTGACGG
This window contains:
- a CDS encoding VOC family protein, with amino-acid sequence MTSAALNAATMFPSLTVNDITKSLHFYVDGLGFEIVDKNEVDGVLRFAMLKAGNVMLGVGQDDFAKGRDRVKGVGARFWIQTAQDLVALADRAKAAGVKLDADPAPLPWGPMAFALVDPDGFLITISSAS
- a CDS encoding serine/threonine-protein kinase encodes the protein MTESSPQLAAILTDRYRIERQLGQGGMATVYLADDLKLERQVALKVLRPELGAVLGTDRFLAEVKITARLDHPHILTLIDSGVAGGLLYYVLPYVRGESLRDLLNREQQLGIEQALAITKHIASALDYAHRQGVVHRDIKPENILLQEGEAMLADFGIALAVQESGGNRLTETGLSLGTPQYMSPEQATGDRDLDARSDLYSLAAVLYEMLVGDPPMQGKTVQAVIAKLLTEQPTHIRTVRPTVSEVVDAAVQKALSKVPADRFASAGDFVKALEAAPAPATSAPSAASRPQPRSRAMMAAGIVGAVAMLGAIVMLGAKQRFGGEGTSAALRDRTQLTFTGKIYSPTLSADGKQLAYFTRTCKGPECSYSVDVQDVGSTVTRHILDGITTANGLEWSPDRRNLIVGGVLGGRGGSFIVSALGGSPTLLTPGLATFFASGDSLLIAPAFKTDSTFYVRVTGLTGAVRDSIRVAGPGVGIGALSSVPGTTRIVAMVFQPPHGLWQVLDRDGKVTDKLVNACTCGGMAAHDAIWMTRAGPTAAEAVVRVALDPNTGKLATRQDTIYSGRFTNLSVTSDGTQMAVDDGSTTSSVIAIGLPELLKGTVPSGAPLMQASNNVSASVSPDGARLLMSRNVPGANGSDELRLSVAPFGGGAETPVNVSGRVRGAGWADSVTLMTVAFTPKGTRIALMDVRTGAAGRALDVPDSGRVRATPLPNGWAWIPKNRDRVIVEQNGARHEIPKPAWFDGLNEVHASPDGTKLLIVGWGSPTSDTLRADVVPVAGGASAQWFSRFGDSMAATWLADGSIVVRLWTRPEAVELLKVTAPNQVQSLGLVPHLAGDLTVSADLKRATVGWQETRGDAWMYRVVKP